One Paraburkholderia aromaticivorans genomic region harbors:
- a CDS encoding CHASE2 domain-containing protein → MKRYFAPWHARIRHLLKAAQGRPVALALLFGLSLLNLTSEWPSDIPRPAFVDALDAALPDSFKTARQILFDQYQRHFPRVPTAQPVTIVEIDEETLASVGQWPWPRNRLATLVDAIDALKPLAIGLDIYMPEPDQTSPDQVAADLPKSAAALAAGLRALPSHEAILARSLRAAPTILGAAPLDHAGFATRTDMRSAPILVHGADPLDSVQRFDYVLASLPELQAAAHGQAMLSVALEQGVVRHIPLIMGLREKLVPSLPMEMLRLATGSSAIDVFADASGVQAVGVADVQVPTQPGGDIWLHFASIRSTLSRYVSARDVLQGTVDPDRIRNKLVLVGLTGAGVTDMRTTALKELVPGIEIQAQVIETIVEGRFLRRPTWLKWAESAFIMTFGLLIIWYVPQRQSRFAVFMRTVPKGSTVLGLLLHLLNVLCCFLIFIRFGLLVDAASIFIILSAVMGCFLTPALLHADEPGRTETAHAQGREGGDDRTGKAPGP, encoded by the coding sequence ATGAAACGCTATTTCGCCCCATGGCATGCGCGGATCAGGCATCTGCTGAAGGCGGCCCAGGGGCGCCCGGTGGCACTGGCGTTGTTGTTCGGCCTGAGCCTGCTCAATCTGACCAGCGAATGGCCGAGCGACATACCGCGTCCGGCTTTCGTCGACGCACTCGACGCGGCGCTGCCTGACTCCTTCAAAACCGCCCGGCAAATTCTGTTCGACCAGTATCAACGTCACTTCCCGCGGGTTCCGACTGCGCAGCCCGTGACCATCGTGGAGATCGACGAGGAGACGCTGGCGAGCGTCGGTCAATGGCCGTGGCCGCGAAATCGACTCGCGACCCTGGTCGATGCCATCGACGCATTGAAACCGCTGGCCATCGGCCTCGACATTTACATGCCCGAGCCGGATCAGACCTCGCCCGACCAGGTGGCCGCCGATCTGCCGAAATCGGCAGCGGCGCTGGCCGCCGGCTTGCGGGCGCTGCCGAGTCACGAAGCCATTCTCGCGCGCTCGTTGCGCGCCGCGCCGACCATACTGGGCGCCGCGCCGCTCGATCATGCCGGTTTCGCCACCCGCACTGATATGCGCAGTGCGCCGATCCTCGTGCATGGCGCCGACCCGCTCGACTCGGTGCAACGGTTCGACTATGTGCTCGCCAGCTTGCCGGAATTGCAGGCGGCGGCTCATGGGCAAGCGATGCTGAGCGTGGCGCTCGAACAGGGCGTGGTCCGGCATATTCCGCTCATCATGGGTTTGAGGGAGAAGCTGGTCCCCAGTCTGCCGATGGAAATGCTCCGCCTCGCGACCGGATCATCGGCGATTGACGTCTTTGCCGACGCATCTGGCGTGCAAGCGGTGGGCGTCGCGGATGTGCAGGTGCCCACGCAGCCCGGCGGCGACATCTGGTTGCATTTCGCGTCCATTCGCTCGACGCTGAGCCGCTACGTGTCGGCGCGCGACGTCCTGCAGGGAACCGTCGATCCCGACCGGATCCGCAACAAGCTGGTTCTGGTCGGCCTGACCGGCGCGGGCGTGACCGACATGCGCACGACCGCGCTGAAGGAACTGGTGCCGGGCATCGAGATCCAGGCGCAAGTCATCGAGACGATTGTCGAGGGGCGTTTCCTGCGCCGGCCCACCTGGCTGAAATGGGCGGAAAGCGCCTTCATCATGACGTTCGGGCTGCTGATCATCTGGTATGTGCCGCAGCGTCAGTCGCGCTTTGCGGTGTTCATGCGAACCGTCCCGAAGGGTTCCACCGTTCTGGGCTTACTCCTGCATCTGCTGAATGTGTTGTGCTGCTTTCTGATTTTTATCCGGTTTGGGCTGCTGGTCGATGCGGCCTCGATTTTCATTATTCTTTCAGCCGTCATGGGCTGCTTTCTTACGCCCGCATTGCTTCATGCCGACGAACCCGGCAGAACAGAAACCGCGCACGCGCAGGGGCGCGAGGGAGGCGATGATCGCACCGGCAAGGCGCCGGGACCTTGA
- a CDS encoding OmpA family protein, whose translation MKASIRRYGLAWAAAFVMLASLAACSTPDKIILLPDPDGKVGAVVVHSATGEQTIDKAYAGVDVTKGGSIETTLDSQSSVQARYGELLAARPPRPMTFTIFFLFDSATELAPESAATVQKLKTVLATWPAPQLVVVGHTDLAGSQEFNDRLSMQRAQTVAAFLIKQGIPAQRIETAARGKREPLVPTADGVPHRMNRRAVITIQ comes from the coding sequence TTGAAGGCCTCGATCCGACGTTACGGGCTGGCATGGGCAGCGGCATTCGTCATGCTGGCTTCGCTGGCCGCGTGTAGCACCCCGGACAAAATTATTTTATTGCCGGACCCTGACGGCAAGGTCGGGGCGGTCGTCGTGCACAGCGCCACAGGAGAGCAGACCATCGACAAGGCTTACGCCGGCGTCGACGTCACCAAGGGCGGTAGCATCGAAACAACACTGGATAGCCAATCCAGTGTGCAGGCACGATATGGCGAGCTGCTCGCGGCCCGGCCGCCGCGGCCCATGACATTCACGATCTTTTTTCTGTTCGACTCCGCTACCGAACTGGCCCCGGAGTCGGCCGCCACGGTTCAGAAACTGAAAACCGTCCTCGCGACCTGGCCCGCGCCTCAGCTCGTGGTGGTTGGTCACACCGACCTGGCAGGCTCGCAGGAATTCAATGACAGACTGTCCATGCAGCGGGCGCAGACGGTTGCCGCATTCCTGATCAAGCAAGGCATTCCTGCGCAAAGGATAGAGACCGCGGCCCGCGGCAAGCGCGAGCCACTGGTCCCCACGGCAGATGGGGTTCCCCATCGCATGAACCGGCGCGCAGTCATCACCATCCAATGA
- a CDS encoding FecR family protein — protein MRLQAAHYALLLACGCLTIADALADDAAGVVKTVKGTVQIERSGASSGAAIGSEVYGKDRIVTGPQSSVGITLRDTTQLSAGADTILDLNKFAFNTTTHDGVLDASVKRGSLAVISGKLAKANPDAVRFSTPTTTLGVRGTEFIIEVGDKGEGAR, from the coding sequence ATGCGTCTCCAAGCCGCTCACTATGCGTTGCTCCTCGCCTGCGGATGCCTGACTATCGCGGACGCACTTGCCGACGATGCCGCCGGTGTTGTCAAGACCGTCAAGGGCACCGTGCAGATCGAGCGGTCCGGAGCAAGTTCGGGCGCGGCCATCGGCAGCGAGGTATATGGCAAGGATCGTATCGTGACCGGCCCGCAGTCCTCCGTCGGCATCACGCTGCGTGACACCACCCAACTGTCGGCCGGCGCCGACACCATTCTCGACCTCAATAAATTCGCGTTCAACACCACGACCCATGACGGCGTGCTCGACGCCTCCGTCAAACGCGGTTCTCTCGCCGTGATTTCCGGAAAGCTGGCGAAGGCGAATCCGGATGCCGTCCGTTTCAGCACGCCGACTACCACGCTCGGCGTGCGTGGCACTGAGTTCATCATCGAAGTCGGCGATAAAGGGGAGGGGGCACGTTGA
- a CDS encoding NCS1 family nucleobase:cation symporter-1: protein MEIRDPSPGLYNEDLAPARVRNWGAFSIFNVWTSDVHSLWGYYLAASLFLLCGTFTNFVLAIGLGSLVIFALMNLIGYAGEKTGVPYPVLARASFGVWGANLAALVRAVVACFWYGAQTAAAAGALVALLIRNDSLMAFYKGTHFLGHAGLEVICYVVIWALQLLIIQKGMETVRKFQDWAGPAVWVAMLILAIGLCVKAGGFSFSHGIPMDVLLDKTKDAGVSGEPGSFWALMAVGATWITYFAALYLNFCDFSRYAKNRDAVKKGNLWGLPVNLIAFSLVAGITTIAAFKVYGEVLLHPEQISAKFDSWVLALIAALTFAVATLGINVVANFVSAAFDISNVFPRQISFKKGGYIAAAIALVLYPFAPWEGNAAHFVNAIGATMGPLLGIILVDYYLVAKGNINVAALYQEHGEYRYEGGWNVNALVAAATGGVFSTLLPNFTTLLPVWWNTYGWFFGVLIGGGTYLIMATLRPRTAIATTRA, encoded by the coding sequence ATGGAAATCCGCGACCCTTCGCCCGGCCTCTACAACGAAGATCTCGCCCCCGCCAGGGTGCGCAACTGGGGTGCCTTCAGCATCTTCAACGTCTGGACCTCGGACGTGCACAGCCTCTGGGGCTACTACCTCGCCGCCAGCCTGTTCCTGCTGTGCGGCACGTTCACCAACTTCGTGCTGGCGATCGGGCTCGGCTCGCTGGTGATCTTCGCGCTGATGAACCTGATCGGCTACGCCGGCGAGAAGACCGGCGTGCCCTACCCGGTGCTGGCGCGCGCTTCCTTCGGCGTGTGGGGCGCCAACCTCGCGGCGCTGGTGCGCGCCGTGGTGGCCTGCTTCTGGTACGGCGCGCAGACGGCCGCGGCGGCGGGCGCGCTGGTCGCGCTGCTCATCCGCAACGACAGCCTGATGGCGTTCTACAAGGGCACGCACTTCCTCGGCCACGCGGGACTGGAGGTGATCTGCTACGTGGTCATCTGGGCGCTGCAGTTGCTCATCATCCAGAAGGGCATGGAGACGGTGCGCAAGTTTCAGGACTGGGCCGGCCCGGCGGTGTGGGTCGCGATGCTGATTCTGGCGATCGGGCTGTGCGTGAAGGCCGGTGGCTTCTCGTTCTCGCACGGCATTCCGATGGACGTGCTGCTCGATAAAACCAAAGATGCCGGTGTCAGCGGCGAGCCCGGCTCGTTCTGGGCGCTGATGGCCGTGGGCGCGACCTGGATCACCTACTTCGCGGCGCTGTATCTGAACTTTTGCGACTTCTCGCGCTACGCGAAAAATCGCGACGCCGTGAAGAAAGGCAATTTGTGGGGCCTGCCGGTCAATCTGATCGCGTTCTCGCTGGTCGCCGGCATCACCACCATCGCCGCCTTCAAGGTGTATGGCGAGGTGCTGCTGCATCCCGAGCAGATCTCCGCCAAGTTCGACAGCTGGGTTCTGGCGCTCATCGCGGCGCTGACCTTCGCGGTCGCTACGCTGGGCATCAACGTGGTCGCCAATTTCGTCTCGGCCGCGTTCGACATCTCCAACGTTTTCCCCAGGCAGATCAGCTTCAAGAAGGGCGGCTACATTGCCGCGGCCATCGCGCTGGTGCTCTACCCGTTCGCGCCGTGGGAAGGCAACGCCGCGCACTTCGTCAACGCCATCGGCGCGACGATGGGCCCTTTGCTGGGGATCATTCTGGTGGACTACTATCTGGTGGCCAAGGGCAACATCAACGTCGCGGCGCTTTATCAGGAGCACGGTGAGTACCGTTACGAAGGCGGCTGGAACGTCAACGCGTTGGTCGCGGCGGCGACCGGTGGCGTGTTTTCGACCCTTCTACCGAACTTCACCACGCTGCTGCCGGTCTGGTGGAATACCTACGGCTGGTTCTTCGGCGTGCTGATCGGCGGCGGCACGTATCTGATCATGGCGACGCTGCGGCCACGCACGGCGATCGCGACGACCCGCGCTTAA
- a CDS encoding MFS transporter, with amino-acid sequence MSMIAARIERLPFSGFHRRLLLMGGLGYTFDAMDAAVLAFLLPVLRTQWGLTSVQTGVLGSGTFMGYFVGAMLAGMLGDIIGRRKVMMYALVIYCFASIASALANDWGFFLATRIVAGLGTGAESAIVAPFLSEFVARRYRGSFTGSLAGFFSFGFVAAALLGYLVIPLAPNAWRAVMVITALPIVMLLWWRRALPESPRWLEARGRHAEADAIVSRMEAEVMKAGIQLEPLPAVREGSVPLAAGRASIIANVKALWAAKLARITAMTWLMWLSITFSYYAFFTWIPGLLVQNGMTITRSFSYSLVIYIAQIPGYFSGAWLNEKIGRQGTIASYMILGGVSALGLALTRTDTGIMVSGILLSFFMNGTYAGVYAYTPEVFPTDVRATGTGLASSIGRLGAIAAPILVGYVYPRLGFAGVFGATTLVLLIGAMAVLLMGVPTRGRSLEDIAAGQVNP; translated from the coding sequence ATGTCGATGATTGCCGCCCGTATTGAGCGATTGCCGTTTTCAGGTTTTCACCGCCGTCTGCTTTTGATGGGCGGCCTCGGCTACACCTTCGACGCGATGGACGCCGCCGTGCTCGCATTCCTGCTGCCGGTGCTGCGCACGCAATGGGGGTTGACGAGCGTGCAGACCGGCGTGCTGGGAAGCGGTACGTTCATGGGCTATTTCGTCGGCGCGATGCTCGCGGGCATGCTCGGCGATATCATCGGCCGACGCAAGGTCATGATGTATGCGCTCGTGATCTACTGTTTCGCCTCTATTGCCAGCGCGCTCGCGAACGACTGGGGATTTTTTCTGGCGACGCGCATTGTCGCCGGCTTGGGGACGGGAGCGGAAAGCGCCATCGTCGCGCCGTTTCTCTCGGAGTTCGTGGCGCGACGGTATCGCGGCAGTTTCACTGGCAGCCTCGCGGGGTTTTTCTCGTTTGGCTTCGTGGCGGCTGCACTGCTCGGCTATCTGGTGATCCCGCTCGCACCCAATGCATGGCGCGCGGTCATGGTCATCACGGCGCTGCCCATTGTGATGCTGCTCTGGTGGCGCCGCGCGTTGCCCGAGTCGCCGCGCTGGCTCGAAGCGCGCGGCCGGCACGCGGAAGCCGATGCGATCGTGTCGCGGATGGAAGCGGAAGTGATGAAAGCCGGCATACAGTTGGAGCCGCTGCCTGCCGTGCGCGAGGGATCCGTTCCGCTCGCGGCCGGACGGGCCTCGATCATCGCGAACGTCAAGGCGTTATGGGCGGCGAAGCTCGCGCGCATTACGGCCATGACGTGGCTGATGTGGCTATCCATCACGTTCAGCTATTACGCTTTTTTCACGTGGATTCCCGGCTTGCTGGTTCAGAACGGGATGACGATCACGCGGAGCTTTTCGTATTCGCTCGTGATTTACATTGCGCAGATCCCGGGATACTTTTCGGGCGCGTGGCTCAACGAGAAGATCGGCCGCCAGGGGACGATCGCGTCGTACATGATCCTGGGCGGCGTATCGGCGCTCGGGCTTGCTTTGACGCGTACGGATACGGGCATCATGGTGTCGGGCATTCTGCTTTCGTTCTTCATGAACGGCACCTATGCCGGCGTTTATGCCTACACCCCGGAGGTCTTTCCCACGGACGTGCGCGCGACAGGTACCGGGCTCGCTTCGTCGATTGGCCGGCTGGGTGCGATTGCCGCGCCTATCCTCGTCGGGTACGTCTATCCGCGGCTGGGCTTTGCCGGCGTGTTCGGGGCGACGACGCTCGTGCTGCTGATCGGCGCGATGGCGGTGCTACTCATGGGCGTGCCGACGCGCGGAAGATCGCTGGAAGACATTGCAGCAGGGCAGGTCAACCCGTGA
- a CDS encoding metal-dependent hydrolase family protein yields the protein MTTFVLRNGALLDPTHPDLLEGFEILIEDGFVREVSDKPIKSNNAHVIDVKGKTIMPGLIDLHVHVVAIEFNLPRVATLPNVLVTLRAVPIMRAMLRRGFTTVRDAGGAGYPFKQAVESGLIEGPRLFVSGRALSQTGGHADPRARSDYMPPDSPCGCCVRVGALGRVADGVDEVRRAVREELQMGADQIKIMASGGVASPTDPVGAFGYSEDEIRAIVAEAQGRGTYVLAHAYTPAAIARAVRCGVRTIEHGNLIDEETARIVAEHGAYVVPTLVTYDALASEGEKYGLPPASIAKVADVHGAGLHSIEIMKRAGVKLGFGTDLLGEAQRLQSDEFRILADVMSPAEVIASATLVGAEVLGMQDKLGRIMPGAHADVLVVDGNPLKSVDCLLGQGEHIPLVMKDGRIFVNELESA from the coding sequence TTGACCACCTTCGTCCTACGTAACGGCGCGCTGCTCGATCCTACCCATCCTGATCTGCTGGAAGGCTTTGAAATTCTCATCGAGGATGGCTTCGTCCGCGAAGTGTCCGATAAGCCGATCAAAAGCAACAACGCGCATGTGATCGACGTCAAAGGCAAAACGATCATGCCGGGTCTGATCGATCTGCATGTGCATGTCGTTGCAATCGAGTTCAACCTGCCGCGCGTGGCGACGCTACCCAACGTGCTCGTCACGCTGCGCGCCGTGCCGATCATGCGCGCGATGCTGCGCCGCGGCTTCACCACCGTGCGCGACGCGGGTGGAGCAGGGTATCCATTCAAGCAGGCGGTCGAGTCGGGGCTCATCGAAGGTCCGCGCCTTTTTGTGTCCGGCCGCGCGTTGAGCCAGACGGGCGGTCACGCCGATCCGCGCGCCCGCTCCGACTACATGCCGCCCGATTCCCCCTGCGGATGCTGCGTGCGCGTCGGCGCGCTCGGCCGCGTGGCGGACGGTGTCGATGAAGTGCGCCGGGCCGTGCGCGAGGAACTGCAGATGGGCGCCGACCAGATCAAGATCATGGCGTCGGGCGGGGTTGCTTCACCCACCGATCCAGTCGGCGCGTTCGGTTACTCCGAAGACGAGATCCGCGCGATCGTCGCCGAAGCGCAAGGGCGCGGCACGTATGTGCTGGCGCATGCCTATACGCCCGCGGCGATCGCGCGCGCCGTGCGTTGCGGCGTGCGCACGATCGAACACGGCAATCTGATCGACGAGGAGACCGCACGCATCGTCGCGGAGCACGGCGCGTATGTCGTGCCGACCCTCGTCACTTACGACGCCCTTGCAAGCGAAGGCGAGAAATATGGACTGCCGCCGGCCAGTATTGCCAAGGTCGCGGACGTGCATGGCGCGGGTCTGCACTCGATCGAAATCATGAAGCGCGCCGGCGTCAAACTGGGCTTCGGCACGGACCTGCTCGGCGAAGCGCAGCGGCTGCAAAGCGATGAGTTCCGGATTCTGGCCGACGTCATGTCGCCGGCCGAAGTGATCGCGAGCGCGACTCTCGTCGGCGCGGAAGTGCTCGGCATGCAGGACAAGCTCGGCAGAATCATGCCGGGCGCGCATGCCGATGTGCTGGTGGTCGACGGCAATCCTTTGAAATCCGTCGATTGCCTGTTAGGTCAGGGCGAGCATATTCCGCTCGTGATGAAGGATGGCCGGATCTTCGTCAACGAACTCGAAAGCGCTTGA
- a CDS encoding DUF2784 domain-containing protein, whose amino-acid sequence MIGLANAVLVVHALLALFIVCGFVAIWLGAPLGWEWIRQRLFRLVHLSAIVIVATLSLLGIACPLTTLEDWLRTGSLDSQGFTQGFIQRWVSRLLYYDLPAWAFTLLYVAFGLVVLLTWRLIPPESARHSKATRR is encoded by the coding sequence ATGATCGGGCTGGCCAATGCGGTGCTTGTCGTGCACGCGCTGCTTGCGTTGTTCATCGTGTGCGGGTTCGTCGCGATCTGGCTGGGCGCCCCCCTTGGCTGGGAGTGGATACGCCAGCGGCTTTTCCGGCTCGTTCATCTGTCAGCGATCGTTATCGTGGCCACGCTGTCGCTGCTGGGTATCGCGTGCCCGTTGACGACGCTGGAGGACTGGCTGCGTACGGGTTCGCTGGATTCGCAAGGATTCACGCAAGGCTTCATTCAGCGCTGGGTGAGTCGCCTGCTCTACTACGATTTGCCGGCCTGGGCATTCACGCTTCTGTACGTCGCTTTCGGTCTGGTGGTGTTGCTGACCTGGCGCCTGATTCCCCCTGAGAGCGCACGTCACTCGAAAGCAACGCGCCGTTGA
- a CDS encoding c-type cytochrome, giving the protein MPNFSWKLTDSDIAALSTYVRNSWGNAAAPVSADAVKKARSSLDAQSAIGVASK; this is encoded by the coding sequence ATGCCGAACTTCAGCTGGAAGCTGACCGATAGCGATATCGCTGCTTTGTCCACGTATGTCCGCAATAGCTGGGGCAACGCGGCAGCGCCCGTCTCCGCTGATGCTGTCAAGAAAGCGCGCAGCAGTCTTGATGCGCAGTCGGCGATCGGTGTGGCAAGCAAGTAA
- a CDS encoding universal stress protein: MPDHYNLLVYYDGSPESRSALLRVTRLGYALTATVHVLSVVDIGSAVGSSLGYLSDVACSQMEGAARQILKEALNHLRESGTVACGYVAVGNVVDSMANYAGLLNADLLVLGHRNPRGLARWLGQPSNHAELVKRAAGRAVITVPLD, from the coding sequence ATGCCTGATCACTACAATCTGCTCGTCTATTACGATGGATCGCCTGAATCCAGATCGGCATTGCTGCGCGTGACGCGTTTGGGATATGCGTTGACCGCTACCGTTCATGTACTGTCGGTCGTGGATATCGGCTCGGCCGTGGGCAGCAGTCTGGGATACCTATCGGACGTGGCGTGTTCACAGATGGAGGGCGCGGCCAGGCAGATCTTGAAGGAAGCGCTGAATCATTTGAGAGAGAGCGGCACGGTTGCGTGCGGCTATGTCGCGGTAGGCAACGTGGTCGATAGCATGGCTAATTACGCAGGTTTGCTCAACGCGGACCTGCTCGTGCTGGGTCATCGGAATCCGCGTGGACTGGCGAGATGGTTAGGCCAGCCATCCAACCACGCGGAGCTTGTGAAACGCGCCGCAGGGCGTGCGGTTATTACCGTGCCGCTGGACTAG
- a CDS encoding TIGR03118 family protein, whose product MKLRQKAVIAWSFAACTATLTACGGGSDNSTPPAPATGPFKATVLVSDGSVSAPNTDANLKNGWGIAFNPTGVMWVSDNNTKKSTLYDGNGVVQSLVVTIPPAASGQAAGPTGIVFNTSADFGISANGLSSNALFLWATDAGTIAGWSPKVLPTQAVTAHDDGAGGAVYKGLAIGTNAGQNLLYAADFHNGKVDVFDKSFNKQQLDGQFKDPNLPAGFSPFGIRVIGTTVYVTFAKLGPDGHTQVNGPGNGAVDAFDTAGHLTKRIAQGGSLNSPWGLAVAPANFGALSNDLLVGNFGDGTLDAFNPNTGSFIGAVTQADGSTFRQPGIWGISFGNNAANQPLNTLFFAAGPTPTTGVYGRIDVAQ is encoded by the coding sequence ATGAAACTCCGTCAAAAGGCAGTGATTGCCTGGTCATTCGCCGCTTGCACGGCAACGCTCACCGCGTGTGGCGGCGGCAGCGACAATTCCACCCCGCCGGCCCCGGCCACCGGTCCTTTCAAAGCCACCGTCCTGGTTTCCGATGGCAGCGTGAGCGCGCCGAACACGGACGCCAATCTCAAGAACGGCTGGGGTATCGCCTTCAACCCAACCGGCGTGATGTGGGTGTCCGACAACAATACGAAAAAGTCGACCCTCTATGACGGCAATGGCGTGGTGCAGTCGCTCGTCGTGACGATCCCGCCCGCGGCGAGTGGACAGGCTGCCGGTCCGACGGGCATCGTGTTCAATACCAGCGCCGACTTCGGGATCAGCGCAAACGGCCTCAGCAGTAACGCACTCTTTCTCTGGGCCACCGACGCCGGCACCATCGCCGGCTGGTCACCGAAAGTGTTGCCGACGCAAGCGGTCACCGCGCACGACGACGGCGCCGGCGGCGCCGTTTACAAGGGTCTTGCCATCGGCACGAATGCCGGTCAGAACCTGCTGTACGCGGCGGACTTCCATAACGGCAAGGTCGATGTGTTCGACAAGTCGTTCAACAAGCAGCAACTCGACGGGCAATTCAAGGATCCCAATTTGCCTGCCGGTTTTTCGCCGTTCGGGATACGTGTGATCGGTACGACCGTCTATGTGACGTTTGCGAAGCTCGGGCCCGATGGACACACCCAGGTGAACGGCCCAGGCAACGGCGCCGTCGACGCGTTCGATACAGCCGGGCACCTCACGAAGCGCATTGCCCAGGGTGGATCGCTGAATTCGCCTTGGGGTCTTGCGGTGGCACCGGCAAATTTCGGTGCACTGAGTAATGATCTGCTGGTCGGAAATTTCGGCGACGGCACGCTCGATGCGTTCAACCCCAATACCGGTTCGTTCATTGGCGCCGTGACACAAGCCGACGGATCGACTTTCAGGCAGCCGGGTATCTGGGGCATCTCGTTCGGCAACAATGCTGCGAATCAGCCGCTGAATACCTTGTTCTTCGCCGCCGGTCCGACACCGACGACCGGCGTCTATGGCCGGATCGACGTCGCCCAATAA
- a CDS encoding catalase family peroxidase: MSRPQPPALLLRYALIVIVIAALAGAFAWVAGWIRWPGSEPALTPARMIDAFEDSMGRHAGFRRNHAKGVCVSGYFDSNGNGAALSRASVFERGRTPVIGRLSAPGSDPARDDADASVRSFALLFSLRNGEQWRTAMNSAPIFQVATPEALYEQLVALRPDARSGQPDPAKLNAFLAKHPETIAFRQWVDTHPPSTAFHNASYFGIDAFRFVDADGNARFVRWSVVPDTPYAPSNELTNPARDPDFLAHDLDLRLQTGPVSWRLMLTPAGPGDPIDDATRAWPAERELHRVDAGTIVIERAESQIDGACRDINFDPLILPYGIAPSADPLLAARSAAYAVSFNRRTREEAGIGAHRR, translated from the coding sequence ATGTCCCGACCCCAGCCACCGGCGCTTCTGCTCCGTTACGCCCTCATCGTGATCGTCATTGCGGCTCTCGCAGGAGCGTTCGCGTGGGTCGCGGGCTGGATTCGCTGGCCGGGCAGCGAGCCCGCACTGACGCCTGCCCGCATGATCGACGCGTTCGAGGACAGCATGGGCAGGCACGCCGGCTTTCGCCGCAATCATGCCAAGGGCGTGTGCGTGAGCGGCTATTTCGATAGCAACGGAAACGGCGCCGCGCTGTCGCGCGCGAGCGTATTCGAGCGCGGCCGCACGCCTGTGATCGGCCGCCTCTCGGCGCCGGGCAGCGATCCCGCCCGGGACGACGCCGACGCGTCCGTGCGCAGCTTTGCACTGCTCTTCTCGCTGCGTAACGGAGAACAATGGCGCACCGCAATGAACTCCGCGCCGATCTTCCAGGTTGCCACACCAGAGGCGCTGTACGAGCAACTGGTGGCGCTGCGCCCGGATGCGCGAAGCGGCCAGCCGGATCCCGCGAAATTGAACGCGTTTCTTGCGAAGCATCCCGAAACAATAGCCTTTCGCCAGTGGGTCGATACCCATCCGCCATCCACGGCTTTCCATAACGCGAGTTACTTCGGCATCGACGCGTTCCGTTTCGTCGATGCCGATGGCAACGCGCGCTTCGTCCGCTGGAGCGTCGTCCCCGACACGCCCTATGCGCCGTCGAACGAACTCACTAACCCGGCGCGCGATCCCGACTTTCTCGCACACGATCTCGACCTGCGCTTGCAAACCGGCCCCGTTTCCTGGCGCCTCATGCTGACGCCGGCAGGCCCGGGCGACCCGATCGACGACGCGACGCGCGCTTGGCCGGCCGAGCGCGAATTGCATCGGGTGGACGCCGGCACGATCGTGATCGAGCGCGCCGAGAGCCAGATCGACGGCGCCTGCCGGGACATCAATTTCGATCCGCTGATCCTCCCCTATGGCATCGCGCCCTCGGCCGATCCGCTACTCGCCGCGCGCTCGGCGGCCTACGCGGTTTCGTTCAACCGGCGCACGCGCGAAGAGGCGGGAATTGGCGCGCATCGCCGCTAG
- a CDS encoding RNA polymerase sigma factor, with the protein MNGADLPGMLPGMLPRLWAFALRLSGDQHDAQDLVQRACLRGLERAHQLQPDTAPLSWMFSIVHSTWINELRARSVRRRSSFDWDDDFLENLPDPVDRGPETQLMHGQIIDAVDRLPEAQRVVMLLVAVEGLSYQQAAEVLEVPIGTVMSRLSRARQAVGALLGGATPKARPAKTQKDSIA; encoded by the coding sequence ATGAACGGTGCAGATTTACCAGGCATGCTTCCCGGAATGCTGCCGCGCCTGTGGGCGTTCGCGCTTCGCCTGTCGGGCGACCAGCATGACGCCCAGGATCTCGTGCAGCGCGCCTGCCTGCGTGGGCTCGAACGCGCCCATCAGCTTCAGCCCGACACGGCTCCGCTGAGCTGGATGTTCTCGATTGTTCATTCGACCTGGATCAACGAACTGCGCGCCCGCAGCGTGCGGCGACGGTCCAGTTTCGATTGGGATGACGACTTCCTCGAAAATCTTCCCGACCCCGTCGACCGGGGGCCCGAAACGCAATTGATGCACGGGCAGATCATCGACGCAGTCGACCGCTTGCCGGAGGCGCAGCGCGTCGTGATGCTGCTCGTTGCCGTGGAAGGCTTGAGCTATCAGCAAGCCGCCGAGGTGCTCGAGGTGCCCATCGGTACCGTCATGAGCCGCCTGTCGCGCGCCCGCCAGGCGGTCGGCGCGCTGCTTGGCGGCGCGACGCCGAAAGCCCGGCCCGCGAAGACACAAAAGGATTCGATCGCATGA